The genomic segment GCGAAGATCGCCCTGCCCACGGTGGTGCTGGTGAACGAGTTCTCGGCCAGCGCCTCCGAGATCGTGGCCGGGGCGCTGCAGGACAGCGGGACGGCCACCATCGTCGGCGTCCATACCTTCGGCAAGAACCTCATTCAGTCCATCGTCGACCTGCCCATGGGCGCCGGCGCCGCGATCACCTCGGCGAAGTGGGTCACCCCCCGGGGGCAGGACATCAGCGGGAAGGGGTTGACCCCCGACGTCGTGGTGGGGGAGCCGGAGGAGCGGCTGCGCGCCACCCTCAAGGGGCGGCCCGAGGCGGAGGTGGAGCAGCGCCTGGCGCAGATGCGGGCCGAGCAACTGCGCCGCGCCGTGGAGATCCTCAGGCAGAAACTCCAGCGCAGCCTCCGCCTGCCTGCCGCGGCATAGCGATGGCCCGTCGGCGCCGGGGGTCTTCTGCGCTGGCGTGGATCGCCGCGGCCGCCGCCGTCCTGGCGATGGGGGTCGCGCTGGGGCTGGCCGCCGCCGCGGGACTGGTACGGTGGGGGGCGGAGGCGCCTCCGCCGGTTCCGGCCCGGCCGCCGGTCGGGCCCCGGACCCTCCCTGCTGCGCCTCCAGGCGCGCCCGCCCCACGGACTGTTCCGGAGCGGACGCCCGCGCCGCCGGTCGGGCGGGCGGCGATCATCTTCGACGATGCCGGGGGTAGCCTGGAGGACCTGGAGCAGATCATCGCCCTGGGGAGGCCGGTGACGGTCGCCGTCCTGCCCGGGCTGCGCTTTTCGCGGGAGGTCGCCGAGCGCGCCCGCGCCGCCGGATTGGAGGTGTTCCTGCACCTGCCCCTCGAACCGGAGGATCCCACCAAGACCCTCGGCCCCGGTGGCATCACCACGGCGATGTCCGAAGCGGAGATCGAGCGCGCCGTGCGGGCCGGCCTGGACGCCGTTCCCCAGGCGGTCGGCGTGAACAACCACATGGGCTCGAAGGGCACCGCCGACCCCCGGGTGATGCGGGCCGTGCTGCGCGTGGTGCGGGAGCGCAACCTGCGCTTCGTGGACAGCGTCACCTCTCCCCGCAGCGTGGCCGCGGCCATGGCCGCGGAGATGGGTATCCCCGTCGCCTCGCGCCAGGTCTTTCTGGACAACGAGAACGATCCCGCCGCCATCCGGGCCCAGCTGCGCCGCCTGATCCGCCTGGCCCGGACGACGGGCGAGGCCGTGGCCATCGGCCATGCCCAGCGGGTCACGGCGCAGGTGCTCCGGGAGATGCTGGGAGAATTCGATACGGCGGGTATCGAGCTCGTGCCGGCGTCGGCGCTGGCGCGCTGAGGAGGACATCCCCATGGCCGCTCAGGCCGCCGTGATCGCCCCGAGGGAAGACGCCTGGGAAGTGGCGCTGCGCCAGTTCAACCTCGCCGCCGATTACCTCCCGCTCAAGCGCGGGATCCGCGAGTTTCTGGCCTACCCCAAGCGCGAACTCACCGTGAACTTTCCCGTCAAGATGGACGACGGCTCGGTGCGCATCTTCACCGGCTACCGGGTCCACCACAGTACCGTGCTGGGACCCACCAAGGGAGGCATCCGGTATCACCCGGAGGTCACCCTGAACGACGTGCGGGCCCTGGCCATGTGGATGACCTGGAAGTGCTCCGTCCTGGGACTGCCCTACGGTGGGGCGAAGGGCGCCGTGGTCGTCAACCCCAAGGAGCTCTCCAACGACGAACTGGAGCACCTCACCCGCCGCTATGCCACCGAGATTAGCCTGCTGATGAGCCCGGAGGGCGACATTCCCGCGCCGGACCTGGGGACGAACGCCCAGATCATGGCCTGGATCATGGACACCTACAGCATGCACCGCGGCCACTCCACACCCTCCGTGGTGACGGGCAAGCCGCTGGCCATCGGCGGTTCCTACGGGCGCGCCGAGGCGCCCGGGCGCGGTGTGTGGCTGGTGGCGCGGGAGGCCTGCCGGCGGGTGGGGATCCCCCTGGACGGAGCGGCGGTGATCATCCAGGGGTTCGGCGCCGTCGGGTCCACGGTCGCCTCTCTCCTCCACGACCACGGGTGTCGCATCGTGGCCGTGTCCGACAGCAGCGGCGGGGCTTACAACTCCCGGGGGATCGACCCCCGGGCGCTGCGGCGCCACAAGGACGAGCACCGGACCGTTCAGGGGTTCCCGGGCACCGAGCGCGTGACCAACGCCGAGATGTTGGAGCTCCCCTGCGATATCCTCGTGCCGTGCGCGGTCCAGGGCCAGATTACCGGAGAGAACGCCCCCCGCCTCCGCACCCGGATCGTCGTCGAAGGCGCCAACGGCCCCCTCACCCCTGATGCCGACCGCGTCCTGGCCGAGCGCCGGATTCTCGTCGTCCCCGACATCATCGCCAACGCCGGCGGCGTCATCGTCTCCTACTTCGAGTGGGTGCAGGGACTGCAGCAGTTCTTCTGGACGGAGGAGGAGGTCAATCGGAACCTCGAGCGCATCATCCTGCGCAGTTTCCACCAGGTGATGGCCACGGCGGAAGAGAAAGGCACGACCCTGCGCACCGCGGCACTGATCCGAGCCATCGGCAGGGTGGCGGACGCCCTGATGACCCGGGGGATCTACCCCTAAAGCCGACGGCCGGGGTCCACAAAGGGAGCGGCTCCTCCCCCCGCGTCCGTGAGAAGGAAGGGGGGAGGGGGCGGCGAAACGGTTTCCCCAAAATCCGGAACGACCAGAAGTGGTGCAGCAGATCAGCGCCCGTCGTGCGCGGTGCGACGGTGTTTCCCCCTGATCAGGGGGATTCTGTGCGCTCTCCGCCGCGGCGCGGAGCGGGAAGGGAGGGAGGGGCTCGGTCCAGTCCAGGAGAGCGGTTGGCACCGGGTGGTTCATTCCATCACGTGAGGAGGCTGATAGGCGGATGAAGCGACTCCAGATTCCCGTAGCGTTGACGATCGCGGTGCTGCTGGTCGCGGCCTTCCTGGCCCCGCTGGCGCCCGCCGCTACCGTGGGTCCCGTCACCGACCCGATCGGGGTGGTTCGGATCAACCGCGGGCAGCCCATTACCATCGCCTCCTGGCTCGTCATCGCCGGACCCGATGCGAGCCTGGGCGTGGACAGCAACCGGGGTATCGAGATCGCCATCGCCGACAAGGGCCGCGTGCTGGGCTTTCCGATCCGGCTGATCAAGGAGGACTCGGGCTGCAACGCCGAGGGCGGCGTGGCCGCGGCCACAAAGATCGCCGCGAACAAGGCCGTCGTGGCCGCCATCGGCAGCTCCTGCTCCAGCGAGGCCGTGCCCGGCGCGCCCATCCTCTGGAAGGCGGGCATCGTCACCGTGTCCCCCTCCAACACCGCGCCCAAGCTGACCGACCCCAAGCGGGGCCCGGACTACGACGGCTACCTGCGCACGGCGCACAATGACCTGGTGCAGGGAAAGGTCGCCGCAGAATTCGCCCGGAAGTCGTTGAAGGTCAGCCGGGCGGCGACGATCCACGACGGCAGCCCGTATGCCGAGGGGCTGGCCAACGCCTTCGCCGATAACTTCAAGAAGCTCGGCGGAACGATCACCGCGCAGGAGGCGATCGCTCCGACCGACACCGACATGCGCCCGGTCCTGACGAAGATTGCCGCCGGGAAGCCCGAGCTGCTGTACTTCCCCATCTTCATCGCAGCCGGTGGGTTCGTTGTCCGACAGGCGAAGGAGGTTGCCGGCTTCGCCAATGTGAAGCTGATGTCCGCAGACGGCACCTTCTCACCGGACTTCCGCAAGGCGGCAGGCGACGCGGTCGTGGGCGTGTATAACTCGAGCCCGGATCTGTCTCCGGCGGTGCTGGGCCCCGGATACGCCAAGTTCCTGGAGAAGCATCAGAAGCGGTACGGGGAGAAGCCACTGTCGGCGTTTCACCCGCACGCGTACGACGCGGCGATGATGATCTTCGCCGCCATCGAGAAGGTGGGGAAGAAAGACGCCGCGGGCAACCTCTACATCGGCCGGAAGGCGCTGCGCGATGCGCTCTTCGCCACGAAGAACTTCAAGGGGCTGACCGGGACGCTGACCTGCAACCAGTTCGGCGACTGCGCGGACCCGAAGATTGCCGTGTACGTGAGCGTGTCCGCAGATCCGGCCAAATGGAATCCCGGGACGGATCCTAAGAAGATCTACCCGTAGGGTTGCGGGACATCGTGGGGTGATGCTCTGAGGGGATGGGTCCGGTCGTGCCGGCCCATCCCCTCTTGACGCAAGGACGCGGGGGGACGGACACAGATCATGGGGGTCAACGCGATGGCGCTGCCGCGGAGCCGCTGGTGGCGCCGGCTGTCCGTCATCGAACTCTACCTCTGGGCCTTCCGGCTGGCCGTCGTCCTGGTGGTGGTCTGGGGTGTGGTGGGGACCGTCCGGGCGGCCCGCTACTCGGGCGAGGTCTGGCTCGACTTCGTCGTCTTCGGGTTCTCCCAGGGCGCGATCTACGCCCTCATCGCCCTGGGCTACACCATGGTCTACGGCATCCTGCGCATGATCAACTTCGCCCACGGCGACATCTTCATGGTGGGGGCCTACACCGCCTACTACGCCGCGCGGGCGCTGGACCAGCGGGGGATCTTCAACAGCCGACCGCTGCTGAGCCTGGCCCTCATCCTCGTCGTGGCCATGGTGGTCTCCATGGTCACCGCCCTGCTGGTCGAACGGGTCGCCTACCGCCCCCTGCGACGGGCCCC from the Armatimonadota bacterium genome contains:
- a CDS encoding divergent polysaccharide deacetylase family protein → MARRRRGSSALAWIAAAAAVLAMGVALGLAAAAGLVRWGAEAPPPVPARPPVGPRTLPAAPPGAPAPRTVPERTPAPPVGRAAIIFDDAGGSLEDLEQIIALGRPVTVAVLPGLRFSREVAERARAAGLEVFLHLPLEPEDPTKTLGPGGITTAMSEAEIERAVRAGLDAVPQAVGVNNHMGSKGTADPRVMRAVLRVVRERNLRFVDSVTSPRSVAAAMAAEMGIPVASRQVFLDNENDPAAIRAQLRRLIRLARTTGEAVAIGHAQRVTAQVLREMLGEFDTAGIELVPASALAR
- a CDS encoding Glu/Leu/Phe/Val dehydrogenase, coding for MAAQAAVIAPREDAWEVALRQFNLAADYLPLKRGIREFLAYPKRELTVNFPVKMDDGSVRIFTGYRVHHSTVLGPTKGGIRYHPEVTLNDVRALAMWMTWKCSVLGLPYGGAKGAVVVNPKELSNDELEHLTRRYATEISLLMSPEGDIPAPDLGTNAQIMAWIMDTYSMHRGHSTPSVVTGKPLAIGGSYGRAEAPGRGVWLVAREACRRVGIPLDGAAVIIQGFGAVGSTVASLLHDHGCRIVAVSDSSGGAYNSRGIDPRALRRHKDEHRTVQGFPGTERVTNAEMLELPCDILVPCAVQGQITGENAPRLRTRIVVEGANGPLTPDADRVLAERRILVVPDIIANAGGVIVSYFEWVQGLQQFFWTEEEVNRNLERIILRSFHQVMATAEEKGTTLRTAALIRAIGRVADALMTRGIYP
- a CDS encoding branched-chain amino acid ABC transporter substrate-binding protein; protein product: MKRLQIPVALTIAVLLVAAFLAPLAPAATVGPVTDPIGVVRINRGQPITIASWLVIAGPDASLGVDSNRGIEIAIADKGRVLGFPIRLIKEDSGCNAEGGVAAATKIAANKAVVAAIGSSCSSEAVPGAPILWKAGIVTVSPSNTAPKLTDPKRGPDYDGYLRTAHNDLVQGKVAAEFARKSLKVSRAATIHDGSPYAEGLANAFADNFKKLGGTITAQEAIAPTDTDMRPVLTKIAAGKPELLYFPIFIAAGGFVVRQAKEVAGFANVKLMSADGTFSPDFRKAAGDAVVGVYNSSPDLSPAVLGPGYAKFLEKHQKRYGEKPLSAFHPHAYDAAMMIFAAIEKVGKKDAAGNLYIGRKALRDALFATKNFKGLTGTLTCNQFGDCADPKIAVYVSVSADPAKWNPGTDPKKIYP